Proteins from a genomic interval of Candidatus Nanoarchaeia archaeon:
- a CDS encoding glycosyltransferase family 1 protein, translated as MRIGIITDSIDDNGAGITTYTRNLVKNVLNSDKNNEYFLIHYRKDNRNKIYKNRNIKHIIIPLYEFPFYRQLRKLIIFPLLLRKYNLDVVHEPTQIGPFFFKQKYKMIVTIHDLAPLLYPKTQGMLPYLEHKIGLKIILKNVHKIITVSENTKEDIIRIFRISPKKIHVTYEAAENDCKRIKNRKAISEFKRKNSITFPFILYVGTIEPRKNIPALIRAFNEIRKQHPTYKLIIVGKKGWKYKCIFKLIEKLNLKNDIISTGFIPRSDLVLYYNTAELFVWPSLYEGFGLPILEAMKCGCPVLASQIPTNREIVKEIPCAFNPKDPHELCRKMQELIQNNSLRNKRIKQGLKTAQEFSWRRCAEETLHIYSL; from the coding sequence ATGAGAATAGGCATAATCACCGACTCAATCGATGACAATGGCGCGGGCATTACAACCTACACCCGAAATCTTGTTAAGAATGTCCTCAATAGCGATAAAAATAACGAATATTTTTTAATCCATTACAGAAAAGACAACAGGAATAAGATATACAAAAACAGAAATATAAAGCACATCATCATCCCTCTTTACGAATTTCCATTCTATAGGCAGCTGAGAAAACTGATCATATTTCCGTTGCTTCTAAGAAAATATAACCTGGACGTAGTTCACGAGCCAACACAAATAGGGCCATTCTTCTTCAAACAGAAATACAAGATGATTGTGACCATCCATGACCTCGCTCCGTTGCTCTATCCAAAAACACAAGGCATGCTGCCATACCTCGAGCATAAGATCGGCCTTAAAATAATACTAAAAAATGTCCATAAGATAATCACGGTATCAGAAAACACAAAAGAGGATATTATAAGAATTTTTCGCATCAGCCCTAAAAAAATACACGTAACCTATGAAGCTGCAGAAAACGACTGTAAAAGAATTAAGAATAGGAAAGCAATCAGCGAATTCAAAAGAAAGAACAGTATAACCTTTCCGTTCATCCTCTATGTAGGCACAATAGAGCCGAGGAAGAACATACCGGCGCTCATCAGAGCATTCAATGAAATAAGAAAACAGCACCCTACATACAAACTAATCATTGTTGGAAAGAAAGGCTGGAAATACAAATGTATATTCAAACTCATAGAAAAACTCAATCTTAAAAACGACATTATCTCCACAGGATTCATCCCAAGATCCGACCTCGTCCTCTACTATAATACCGCAGAGCTGTTTGTCTGGCCTTCCTTATACGAAGGCTTCGGCCTCCCTATCCTAGAGGCAATGAAGTGCGGCTGTCCGGTATTAGCATCTCAAATTCCAACAAACCGAGAGATTGTCAAAGAAATCCCTTGCGCATTCAATCCGAAAGATCCTCATGAACTATGTAGAAAAATGCAGGAACTCATCCAAAACAACTCTTTAAGAAACAAGAGAATCAAGCAAGGCCTCAAAACAGCACAGGAATTCTCATGGAGGAGATGTGCAGAAGAGACCTTACACATATATTCGTTATGA
- a CDS encoding glycosyltransferase family 2 protein, whose protein sequence is MAKKQRRRVDISLVIPVYNEEKNLLYLYRNINRALHDYHGEYEIIFIDDGSSDGSLAVLQGLAREKDIRIVEFQTNYGKSAALTAGFKLAQGGLVITMDADLQDDPAEIPRFLDEIRHCDVVVGWKYRRKDPLSKTIPSRFFNYSIALLTKIRIHDSNCGFKAFRRRVIENIQIYGELHRYIPVLAFWKGFEVREMKIRHHPRIYGKSKYGIGRLFKGFLDLITVKFLISYGQSPFYLFGGIGIIFSVIGFILGVYLTTLKVLVGASIGRRPLLIFTMLLLVLGVQFIGIGLLGDMVSYQREKEQYIVKRII, encoded by the coding sequence ATGGCCAAGAAGCAAAGACGCCGCGTTGACATTTCTCTTGTTATCCCTGTGTATAATGAGGAGAAGAACCTTCTTTACTTGTATAGAAATATCAATCGTGCTCTTCATGATTATCACGGAGAGTACGAGATTATTTTCATAGATGACGGAAGTAGTGATGGCAGCCTTGCGGTTCTTCAGGGGCTTGCGAGAGAAAAAGATATACGGATTGTGGAGTTTCAAACCAATTACGGCAAATCAGCTGCGCTTACTGCAGGATTCAAACTGGCTCAGGGAGGGCTGGTTATAACCATGGACGCCGATCTTCAGGACGACCCAGCCGAAATCCCTCGGTTTTTGGATGAGATCCGACATTGCGATGTTGTTGTCGGTTGGAAGTATAGGAGAAAAGATCCGCTTTCCAAGACGATTCCATCCAGGTTTTTTAATTATTCTATAGCTCTCCTAACTAAGATCCGGATTCATGACTCAAATTGCGGGTTCAAGGCTTTTAGGAGGAGAGTGATCGAGAATATCCAGATTTATGGAGAACTCCATCGCTACATCCCGGTTTTGGCATTTTGGAAGGGATTTGAGGTAAGAGAGATGAAGATCAGGCATCATCCAAGGATTTATGGAAAATCTAAATATGGTATAGGGCGCTTATTTAAGGGGTTCCTCGATTTGATTACTGTGAAGTTTCTTATCAGCTACGGTCAGAGTCCTTTTTACTTGTTCGGTGGAATTGGAATAATCTTCAGTGTTATTGGTTTTATATTAGGAGTTTATCTAACCACACTAAAGGTACTGGTAGGTGCCTCCATAGGCAGGAGGCCTTTATTGATATTTACAATGCTGCTTCTTGTCCTTGGTGTGCAATTCATAGGGATTGGGCTTCTTGGGGATATGGTATCTTATCAAAGGGAAAAAGAGCAATATATTGTAAAGAGGATCATTTAG
- a CDS encoding CDP-alcohol phosphatidyltransferase family protein — protein MEKKRITFNDLDRVATVPMPRANMFLHYPYLILGWVFGNILRLSPNMITLLSFIAVIFSAYLSITGHLIGGALFFLLRFLLDNVDGKLARLWGVSSRWGGIFDWVTGYIGTALITIALFYNLNETLIFLLTPFIILMSLIHPLQHLVVILILDKEALNKMKHARYNEWMYFEDCRLIAFVLIPILASFFTIKSINLYALVLYSIMLVILKNIGWMAYYYRPLRHVVLRTFARDTSRQEADV, from the coding sequence ATGGAAAAAAAGAGGATTACTTTCAATGATTTGGATCGTGTCGCTACAGTTCCGATGCCTCGCGCAAATATGTTTCTTCATTACCCCTATTTAATATTAGGGTGGGTCTTTGGCAACATACTTCGGCTCTCTCCAAACATGATTACCCTCCTTTCCTTCATCGCAGTCATTTTTAGCGCCTACCTGTCTATCACCGGTCATCTTATCGGCGGAGCGCTCTTTTTCCTGTTGCGATTCCTTCTCGATAATGTCGACGGAAAACTAGCAAGGCTGTGGGGTGTATCCTCACGCTGGGGAGGCATCTTTGATTGGGTCACCGGCTATATCGGAACTGCGCTGATTACCATCGCACTTTTCTATAACCTTAATGAGACACTCATCTTCTTATTAACGCCCTTTATTATTCTTATGTCCTTAATCCACCCTCTTCAGCATTTGGTTGTCATTTTAATCCTGGATAAAGAGGCTCTGAATAAAATGAAACATGCCAGATACAATGAATGGATGTATTTTGAAGATTGCCGTTTAATTGCTTTTGTACTTATCCCCATACTCGCATCATTCTTCACAATAAAGTCTATCAATCTTTATGCATTGGTGCTATATTCGATAATGCTTGTCATCCTCAAAAATATCGGATGGATGGCGTACTACTATAGGCCATTAAGGCACGTTGTTCTAAGAACATTTGCAAGAGACACCTCTAGACAAGAAGCCGATGTCTAA
- a CDS encoding radical SAM protein: MGEGRNGMPGRNFRVLLIHANSSMDTLIPPNLATLSACLKRAGNEVRLFDTTFYNTRGFTGDDARVRTLQVKETHFSDYGIYFNDTDMLQDFLEMVEEFKPDLIGFSAVELTFKMGMEIIDAVKRVKSEIVVACGGAHAMTSPEDVIDERNIDIVCVGEAENSFVELCEKLRNKEDYTGILNLWVKKDGKIHKNRLGNLIDMDDLPMQDWEIFDRRRIYKPMSGNIGRTGCFELTRGCIYSCTFCINEFLNKVHKHKSYREKSIPKFIDEVKYFKDKYGLEYVYILAEMFLPTSKERIREFSRLWKEKVGIPFWCQVRVEGVDEENVRLLEDAGCVSISAGVESGNQEFRRKVIHRMMSNEKIVEAFRLLKNSKMQISANSIIGFPGETREQIFDTIELNRKLGLDNIMIHVFNPYRGTSLYDLSVERGYIPQDHMAGDYRADFTLNMPHISKEEILGLQRTFVLYAKFPREMWPEIRIAEKFDEEGNKKFEELSKIYREKFFLEKPVMH, encoded by the coding sequence ATGGGAGAAGGAAGGAATGGTATGCCTGGCAGGAACTTCAGAGTCCTACTCATCCACGCAAATTCTTCAATGGACACGCTGATTCCACCCAATTTGGCAACCCTTTCTGCGTGCTTAAAGAGGGCAGGGAACGAAGTCAGGCTCTTTGACACTACTTTCTACAATACGCGGGGGTTTACTGGAGATGATGCCCGGGTAAGGACGTTGCAGGTCAAGGAGACGCATTTTTCTGATTATGGAATTTATTTTAATGATACAGATATGCTCCAGGATTTTCTGGAGATGGTTGAAGAGTTTAAGCCAGACCTCATTGGCTTTTCTGCAGTTGAGTTAACATTTAAGATGGGAATGGAAATTATTGATGCTGTGAAGAGGGTTAAGTCCGAGATTGTTGTTGCTTGCGGCGGAGCACATGCTATGACTTCTCCAGAGGACGTTATAGATGAAAGGAATATCGATATTGTCTGTGTCGGAGAGGCTGAAAATTCTTTTGTTGAATTGTGTGAAAAATTGAGAAATAAGGAGGATTATACGGGAATCCTTAATCTCTGGGTAAAAAAGGATGGCAAGATTCATAAGAATAGGCTTGGAAATCTTATCGATATGGATGATTTGCCGATGCAGGATTGGGAGATTTTTGACAGGAGAAGGATCTACAAACCCATGTCCGGGAATATCGGAAGGACTGGATGTTTTGAGCTGACCCGAGGATGTATCTACTCCTGCACGTTCTGCATAAATGAATTCCTCAATAAGGTTCACAAGCATAAGAGTTATCGGGAGAAGAGTATCCCTAAGTTTATCGATGAGGTGAAATATTTTAAAGACAAATACGGACTTGAATATGTCTATATTCTTGCGGAGATGTTCCTGCCAACATCAAAAGAGCGCATTAGAGAGTTTTCACGCTTATGGAAGGAAAAGGTTGGGATTCCTTTCTGGTGTCAGGTGAGGGTAGAAGGGGTTGACGAGGAGAATGTAAGGCTCCTTGAGGACGCCGGCTGTGTTTCGATATCTGCAGGGGTAGAAAGCGGAAATCAAGAGTTTAGAAGGAAAGTCATACACAGGATGATGAGCAATGAGAAGATCGTTGAGGCCTTTCGGCTTCTTAAGAACAGCAAGATGCAGATTTCAGCAAATAGTATTATTGGATTTCCTGGAGAAACAAGGGAGCAGATATTTGACACAATTGAGTTGAATAGGAAACTTGGGCTTGATAATATCATGATACATGTCTTTAACCCTTATCGCGGGACTAGCTTATATGACCTTAGTGTTGAAAGGGGGTATATCCCCCAGGACCATATGGCCGGAGATTACAGGGCTGATTTTACTCTGAATATGCCCCATATATCCAAGGAAGAGATTCTCGGATTGCAGAGAACGTTTGTACTGTATGCCAAGTTTCCAAGAGAGATGTGGCCTGAGATTAGGATAGCTGAGAAGTTTGATGAAGAAGGGAATAAAAAGTTTGAAGAATTGAGTAAGATTTACAGAGAGAAGTTCTTTTTGGAAAAACCTGTTATGCATTAA
- a CDS encoding phosphonoacetaldehyde reductase — MAVVYENPSPLNEIAGILQKEKPHSILLLNGENSYYASGAEKLISPQLKGYRVTYASTRNQIPSIEDVRKTITLIRENNIDFIIAVGGGKVMDIAKAAALLYKETMPIKEYITAKIKANGSNLPRILIPTTSGSGAEITPFAVVYIDKTKYSLAHPSMVPEHILLDPSLTYSLPPKITAQTGVDALAQAIEGLWSVKSTEESRQYSREAIPIILSNIVQAVNAPTPENRAAMMYAAHLAGKSIAIAKTTAAHAISYPLTAYHNIPHGHAVMLTLPYFFPINENVTPENIQNGLAIDTVKTRISELLSLLSAKDGEEARDKLISLMEQIGLETRLSRLGIHGGDLGNIIDHGFNPQRVINNPVMVTETIERGILTRIL, encoded by the coding sequence ATGGCAGTCGTATATGAAAATCCCAGCCCCCTAAATGAAATAGCAGGCATACTCCAAAAAGAGAAGCCTCACTCTATCCTCCTATTAAATGGAGAGAATTCGTATTATGCCTCAGGAGCAGAGAAGCTCATCAGCCCTCAACTTAAAGGCTATAGGGTAACCTATGCTTCAACGCGCAATCAAATTCCATCAATAGAAGACGTCCGGAAGACCATAACCCTTATCCGGGAAAATAATATAGACTTTATCATAGCAGTCGGTGGCGGGAAGGTTATGGACATAGCTAAAGCAGCAGCATTGCTTTACAAAGAAACAATGCCCATCAAAGAATACATAACCGCAAAAATAAAAGCAAATGGAAGCAATCTTCCAAGAATACTCATTCCAACCACTTCCGGATCAGGAGCTGAAATAACGCCATTTGCAGTTGTATACATTGATAAAACAAAATACTCTCTCGCTCACCCTAGTATGGTCCCTGAACATATCCTCTTAGACCCATCTTTGACCTATTCCCTCCCGCCAAAAATCACAGCTCAAACAGGAGTGGATGCTCTTGCGCAAGCCATAGAGGGATTATGGTCTGTTAAATCAACAGAGGAATCAAGGCAATACAGCAGGGAGGCAATCCCTATCATTCTTTCCAATATTGTCCAAGCTGTTAATGCTCCAACCCCCGAAAATCGTGCAGCAATGATGTATGCAGCCCATCTCGCAGGAAAATCGATAGCCATAGCAAAAACAACAGCAGCGCATGCCATATCCTATCCATTAACAGCATACCACAATATCCCCCATGGCCACGCAGTTATGCTTACTCTTCCTTATTTCTTTCCAATCAATGAAAATGTAACTCCGGAAAACATACAGAATGGGCTGGCAATAGATACTGTTAAAACTCGCATTTCAGAATTACTCAGCTTATTAAGTGCAAAAGACGGAGAAGAAGCGAGAGACAAACTCATAAGTCTAATGGAGCAGATAGGCCTTGAAACAAGATTAAGCAGATTGGGAATCCATGGGGGGGACTTAGGAAACATCATAGATCATGGATTCAACCCTCAAAGAGTAATCAATAATCCTGTAATGGTAACCGAAACAATAGAGAGAGGGATACTAACAAGGATTCTCTAA
- the aepY gene encoding phosphonopyruvate decarboxylase, with product MIDAKILYESIIENGSNLFTGVPDSLLAHFCAYITDNSKNHIICANEGNAIALAAGYHLATKQIGVVYMQNSGLGNCVNPLTSLTDADVYSIPVLLVIGWRGEREDEPQHKKMGKITLDQLDTLGIPYSILPQEGKELKEAVDKAYSSMKGSNTPYALVVREGTFNAYPLKSETKVKFELSREEAIKLIAGNLKDDDIIVSTTGKASREVFAFREELGHDHKKDFLTVGSMGHSSSIALGIALSRPGRNVYCFDGDGAVIMHMGVLAIIGDKKPKNLRHIIFNNGSHDSVGGQPTAAFNIDLPAIAKACGYTSTACAETPEDIKGKLSLLQSIDGPSLLEIKINKGARVNLGRPTITPIENKKAFMEYISRG from the coding sequence ATGATCGATGCAAAAATACTTTACGAATCCATTATAGAGAACGGAAGCAATTTATTTACGGGGGTCCCAGATTCGCTGCTGGCACATTTTTGTGCCTACATCACAGACAATTCAAAAAATCATATCATCTGCGCAAATGAGGGAAACGCAATAGCGCTAGCAGCAGGCTACCATCTTGCTACCAAACAGATCGGAGTAGTTTACATGCAGAATTCTGGCTTGGGAAATTGCGTCAATCCTTTAACCTCGCTTACAGATGCAGACGTTTACAGCATTCCCGTGCTGTTGGTTATAGGCTGGAGAGGAGAACGCGAAGATGAGCCACAGCACAAAAAGATGGGAAAGATAACCCTGGATCAGTTAGACACGCTGGGGATACCTTATTCCATCCTGCCGCAGGAGGGGAAAGAACTGAAGGAAGCCGTAGATAAGGCATATTCTTCAATGAAGGGTAGCAATACTCCTTATGCGCTTGTTGTTAGAGAAGGAACATTCAATGCATACCCTCTTAAGAGCGAAACAAAAGTGAAATTTGAATTAAGCCGGGAAGAGGCAATAAAATTGATTGCAGGGAACCTAAAGGATGATGATATCATAGTATCCACGACAGGAAAGGCATCTCGGGAAGTATTTGCATTTAGGGAAGAACTCGGCCATGATCATAAAAAGGATTTTCTTACCGTTGGCTCTATGGGGCATTCCTCAAGTATTGCTTTAGGCATCGCCCTATCAAGGCCTGGCAGAAATGTATACTGCTTCGATGGTGACGGCGCCGTAATAATGCATATGGGCGTGCTTGCAATAATCGGCGATAAGAAACCAAAGAATTTAAGGCATATCATCTTCAATAACGGGTCTCATGATTCTGTCGGCGGGCAACCTACTGCAGCATTCAACATAGACCTTCCGGCTATCGCAAAAGCTTGCGGTTATACTAGCACAGCATGCGCAGAAACCCCTGAGGATATCAAGGGCAAATTAAGTCTGCTTCAATCAATCGACGGCCCATCTTTATTGGAAATCAAAATCAACAAAGGAGCAAGGGTCAATCTTGGAAGACCCACAATAACTCCAATAGAAAACAAAAAAGCATTTATGGAGTATATCTCAAGAGGCTAA
- the aepX gene encoding phosphoenolpyruvate mutase, which produces MSEVKKAKVYVSMAADIIHHGHINIIENARKLGEVTVGLMTDMALAGYKRLPLLSYEQRKRIIENIKGIEKVIPQASLDYLPNLKKMRPDYVVHGTDWRTGTQKETRAKVIEVLREWGGKLVEVDYTKDISSSQIVSRMNAIGTTPEIRLRKLKKLLELKPIVRIMEVHNGLTGRIVETTQLIEGDNVKEFDGMWASSLTDSTAKGKPDTKVVDVSSRVHTIDQIFEVTTKPLIFDGDDGGLPEHFGFMVKTLERLGVSAVIIEDKTGAKRNSLFGAEAGQTQDSVQNFCGKIKTGKNAQVTDDFMIIARIESLILGKGHGDALKRAQAYIKAGADGIMIHSKADNAKEVLEFCNLYAKFEQRVPLVAVPSTYSHITERELADAGVNIVIYANHMLRSAYPAMVETAKLILKHERCHEANEVCYPIKETITLIPASK; this is translated from the coding sequence ATGAGCGAAGTGAAAAAAGCAAAGGTATATGTCAGCATGGCCGCTGACATCATCCACCACGGGCATATAAATATTATAGAGAATGCACGAAAATTAGGGGAAGTAACTGTTGGTTTGATGACAGATATGGCATTGGCAGGCTATAAACGCCTCCCACTTCTCTCATACGAACAAAGAAAAAGAATAATTGAGAATATTAAAGGCATAGAAAAGGTAATCCCGCAAGCATCTCTGGATTATCTTCCTAACCTAAAAAAAATGAGGCCGGACTACGTTGTTCACGGCACTGATTGGAGAACCGGCACCCAAAAGGAAACACGGGCAAAAGTAATTGAGGTATTAAGGGAATGGGGTGGGAAGCTTGTAGAAGTTGACTATACAAAAGACATTTCTTCAAGTCAAATAGTTAGTAGGATGAATGCGATAGGAACAACACCCGAAATACGCCTAAGGAAACTAAAAAAATTATTAGAACTTAAGCCAATTGTAAGGATCATGGAAGTGCATAACGGTCTGACAGGGAGAATAGTTGAGACCACACAGCTAATTGAAGGAGACAACGTAAAAGAATTCGATGGAATGTGGGCAAGCAGCCTGACAGACTCAACTGCCAAAGGCAAGCCAGACACAAAAGTTGTAGATGTAAGTTCTCGGGTGCACACCATAGATCAAATATTTGAGGTAACGACAAAACCACTTATCTTTGATGGTGACGACGGAGGGCTGCCAGAGCATTTTGGATTCATGGTTAAGACACTTGAAAGGCTTGGAGTTTCAGCAGTAATCATTGAAGATAAGACCGGAGCAAAGAGGAACTCCCTTTTCGGGGCCGAAGCAGGCCAAACCCAAGATAGCGTGCAGAATTTCTGCGGAAAGATAAAAACAGGAAAGAACGCACAAGTCACAGATGATTTTATGATTATTGCAAGGATTGAAAGTCTAATCCTTGGGAAGGGGCATGGAGACGCTCTAAAAAGGGCTCAAGCATATATAAAAGCAGGAGCAGATGGAATTATGATTCACAGCAAGGCAGATAACGCCAAGGAAGTGCTTGAATTCTGCAATCTCTATGCCAAATTTGAGCAGAGAGTGCCATTAGTGGCGGTGCCCAGTACCTATAGTCATATCACCGAAAGAGAACTGGCGGACGCTGGCGTGAATATTGTCATCTATGCAAACCATATGCTGAGAAGCGCATATCCTGCAATGGTGGAGACAGCAAAACTCATATTAAAGCACGAAAGATGCCATGAGGCAAATGAGGTATGCTATCCCATAAAAGAGACAATCACCTTGATACCTGCAAGCAAATGA
- a CDS encoding phosphocholine cytidylyltransferase family protein, with protein sequence MKAIIVNSGRGCRLNSLTSNTPKCLIKVGGTEILGHQLRELIACGITDIIITTGPFEDQIKSYVRKNFPKISITYVRNRKYKETNYIYSLWLTHHLINEDVIFMHGDLLFEKSILSNLLKQEVTSIPLAKNLQLPDKDFKARVIDGRIAKIGVDIFGEGAYFCAPIYRISKEHFLLWMRKICEFISNGRVSEYAENALNELSSEIEMHPLYYNGFCMEIDNQEDLKRANNQIYANNRIERKA encoded by the coding sequence ATGAAGGCCATCATTGTCAATTCTGGACGGGGATGCAGACTAAATTCGTTGACAAGCAACACTCCTAAATGTTTGATCAAAGTTGGCGGAACTGAAATTCTTGGCCATCAATTAAGGGAGTTAATTGCCTGTGGCATCACAGACATAATAATCACCACAGGACCCTTTGAGGACCAGATCAAGTCGTACGTAAGAAAGAATTTTCCGAAAATCTCAATTACATACGTCAGGAATCGCAAGTATAAAGAAACCAACTATATTTACTCACTCTGGCTCACACACCATTTGATAAATGAAGATGTGATATTTATGCACGGAGATCTGCTCTTTGAAAAAAGCATACTGTCAAACCTTCTTAAGCAAGAGGTAACTTCAATACCTCTTGCCAAGAATCTTCAGCTTCCTGATAAAGATTTCAAGGCAAGAGTGATAGATGGACGCATTGCAAAGATCGGGGTGGATATCTTTGGAGAAGGGGCATATTTCTGTGCACCAATCTATCGGATATCAAAAGAACATTTTCTTCTTTGGATGAGGAAAATCTGTGAATTCATATCAAATGGAAGGGTTTCGGAATATGCTGAGAACGCGTTGAATGAATTAAGCAGCGAAATAGAAATGCATCCATTGTACTATAACGGATTCTGTATGGAAATAGACAATCAAGAGGATCTCAAACGCGCTAATAATCAGATATACGCTAATAATCGAATAGAGAGAAAAGCATGA
- a CDS encoding radical SAM protein, with amino-acid sequence MEPLLKKKVLLVNPKPMSDNFSSGLPIGLLALASVIRDEYEVKIVMARPMRDYYKEALNFLDDDTLCVGFSVMTGYQITDAINICKLIRKKNPKVKIIWGGVHPTLLPEQTAKSEWVDIVIKSYCETAFREIVDCLAQHKPYADVKGIVYREGSNVVSTPPRVMDDPNDLPRMPYELVSERILNNDLVDDKTVEYISSRGCFFECAFCFEIKMSQKVWKGLSSGRVLDDFEWLSKIYGIKKIRMLDSLFFTNKRRAKEIFQGIVDRKIPIRLEFLNGRTRQLNMYEPEMWELMKKCGVIEFLVGAESGTDAVLELINKGCSVEDTKKLVRTCNKYGLKVILSCMTGLPQIPGLRMKEEFNSTLDLIAYAWSINSNNDAYLIPFTPYPNGTALWNLCVKNGYKEPQTLEGWGEVESYRHNTPWVPRKYKRWVQMIQYDYIFPFINGSIERYWLPKVKRFKPVAKIGYKVALSVARFRFRHKFFYLPAEWYLIRLYKYLRTKQEDKVRLAELQGRGLDSKLDTLIFSKAEAK; translated from the coding sequence ATGGAACCGTTGCTGAAAAAGAAAGTCTTGCTTGTCAATCCAAAGCCTATGTCTGATAATTTCAGCAGCGGCCTTCCCATCGGACTTTTAGCTCTTGCTTCAGTGATCAGAGATGAGTACGAGGTTAAGATTGTTATGGCAAGACCTATGAGAGATTATTACAAAGAAGCCCTTAATTTTCTTGATGACGATACATTATGTGTAGGATTTAGTGTGATGACTGGTTATCAGATCACTGATGCTATCAATATTTGTAAGCTCATTCGAAAGAAAAATCCAAAGGTAAAGATTATTTGGGGAGGGGTGCATCCAACACTCCTTCCTGAGCAGACTGCAAAGAGTGAATGGGTCGATATTGTTATAAAAAGCTATTGCGAGACTGCATTCAGGGAGATTGTTGATTGTTTAGCTCAGCACAAACCTTATGCTGATGTCAAAGGTATTGTTTACAGGGAAGGAAGCAATGTTGTGAGCACGCCTCCGCGCGTCATGGACGATCCTAATGATCTCCCAAGGATGCCTTACGAACTTGTAAGCGAGAGGATTTTGAATAATGATCTCGTCGATGATAAAACTGTTGAATATATAAGCAGCAGAGGATGTTTTTTTGAGTGCGCCTTTTGTTTTGAGATTAAGATGAGCCAAAAGGTTTGGAAAGGTCTTTCTTCTGGTAGAGTGCTAGATGATTTTGAATGGTTATCTAAGATATATGGTATAAAGAAGATTCGAATGCTTGACAGCCTGTTTTTTACAAATAAAAGAAGAGCTAAGGAGATATTCCAAGGGATTGTAGATAGAAAGATTCCAATAAGATTAGAGTTTCTGAATGGGAGAACGAGACAGTTGAATATGTATGAGCCCGAAATGTGGGAACTGATGAAGAAATGCGGAGTGATTGAGTTTCTTGTAGGAGCGGAATCGGGAACTGATGCTGTGTTAGAGTTGATCAATAAAGGATGCAGCGTAGAAGACACAAAGAAACTTGTCAGAACATGTAATAAGTACGGATTGAAGGTTATTCTTTCATGCATGACTGGACTTCCTCAGATCCCCGGCTTGAGGATGAAGGAGGAATTTAATTCAACGCTGGATCTTATTGCCTATGCGTGGAGCATTAATTCTAATAATGATGCGTACCTTATACCCTTTACACCGTATCCTAACGGAACTGCGCTTTGGAATCTCTGTGTAAAGAACGGATATAAGGAACCCCAGACTTTGGAGGGGTGGGGAGAGGTGGAATCGTATCGGCATAATACTCCGTGGGTGCCGAGGAAGTACAAAAGATGGGTTCAGATGATTCAGTATGATTATATCTTTCCGTTCATAAATGGGAGCATAGAAAGATATTGGCTTCCAAAAGTAAAGAGATTCAAACCAGTTGCAAAGATTGGCTACAAAGTTGCCTTATCTGTTGCTAGGTTTAGGTTTAGGCATAAGTTTTTTTATTTGCCTGCTGAATGGTATCTTATACGACTCTATAAATACTTACGAACGAAGCAAGAAGACAAAGTCAGATTAGCTGAATTACAAGGACGTGGGCTGGATTCAAAGCTTGATACGCTTATTTTTTCAAAAGCCGAGGCAAAATAA